ACTTCAGTGCTATAAATGTTACGGTAGTGGGATAAGTACTGTAATTCAAGCCAGCTTGAATTTTTCACTATTCGGAGGACAAGGTAAGTCATTCTGAATTTGGGAAGAGGTATTGTCTACCAAAAAAAGACAGCTGTAGGCCAGCAGGTACTGGATGGTGTGTACTTTCAGAGATGTGTATTAAGATTTTAGAGTGATAATTCTGAACACTAACTCTTCCCCTAATTTCTCTAGGGTCACCAGAATTCCTGGTGACTTGAGGCAGGTGTGTAATCTCTTGAGTGCCTTAGTTATTCTCTAGCAAACACAAATAGTAATTTTCTCACCTTTGCCTGCTAGAGAGCAGTTTCTTGTGGGCAAGGGCTCTGTTTTCAGTTGAGTTAGTACAGCGCCTAGTGAGAAAGCTTACTTTATTATTTGTCCTTCTCATGTAGCAATTATGTCTGTCTGAACTTATACTTCATGTATTTACTGACCTCTTTGTGCTACTGTCCAAAACTTGTAACCTTCAGCAGGCTTTGCATACAGGCCTACAGAAGAATTTTGCAACATTGTGATTAGTTCAGGAAGGGGGTGAGCACCTTATGGAATTATAAATGCTACTTAAATAGTGGCAAGTGTTGCCCAGAGGATAGAAATTCACTTTGCAGGGGTTCAGGATGCAtgtgtttctcaaaaaaaaaaaaaaaaaatgttttatatccATTTGTAGAGCTCTGGCAGCCTCTGCCCCAATCTGGCAGTTTGGTGATTTGGTTCCCTGTGGTGCTTACTTCACTATAGTAACTAATGATTTCAAAAAGAGTGGGACTGGCTGCTCAGAAAGTATCCGGAATTCCTGGAGTGCCATTAACCACCTTTCCTCAACAGGTAAGACCTCACCAATATGCATTTAAAGGGTCAGAATGTTCAGGATTATGTTACGACTTCATAAAATCAGTAAACTTGCATCATAACTTTAGTGTGTGGATGTATTTGTGGTGGTGATAGGTTTTACTACTGAGAATACGGTTTAAAAAACTCGTCAGTTGTGTTCAGTGTTATTTAATGAATGTCTGTTTTGCTGGATCATGTATTCACACGTGGCAGGATTTGGAATCTAGGGCCAAACATTCCTGAAATCAGACGAGCTGACTCCCAGACTAGAACCTCAATGTTTGTATTCCCTTATGACAAAGTAGGacagatgttttgtttctaaaaacaaacaaacaaaaaaaccaaaacaaacaagaacaaacaaaccaaaaaacacctTAACTACCAACTGAGGCAATCAAGTATAGGAAATTGCTACAGTCTTTATAGCACTAGCTTTAGTGCTAAGGTGAATATATCAGATGAGGTCTCTGCATGGCTTGTgaattaaaaagtttaaaaaaaaaaaaactaaataaaaatcttgccACTTAAGCATCCTAAAGAGATTCTGGTATGATGAGTTAACCAATTCAAGGCAGAGAAGCTGAATTGGAGGAGTTCTAGACCAGATAATATAACGAAAGCAAAGGCAAGGAGAGTCCTGAGAGATCTgagattgcatttttttttgagctagCTTgtttgaagcttttcttttcttggaagAAGAGAGCCTTGATGTTTCCTGTCAAAAAGATGCCAAATGACTTGTACATCCCTTCTTTTAGATAACGTTATCCTAACATATCCATTCAGGTGTTTCCCTTTGCTTAAAGATGCTGATTAAATTTTGATCTGTTCTGCTTGTATGCATGTGGGGTAACTTCACCAGATCAGTTATGCTGAGTGAAAATACTTAATAGTAGCACAACTGACCTATGTTAATACATtaactgtaaattttttttatatttttatattaaagatGCAGGTTTACAATGGCTTTCCAGCACATTTCATTTGTGCAGCCCATTAAAAAATCTTCAGGATGCTGCTATGTTGAAAAGTTGGCTGAGTGAAACATGGGTAGACTTGGCTATGGTGGACTATCCCTATAAAGCTGACTTCTTACAGCCTCTGCCAGCTTGGCCTGTACAGGTAATTGAGGACTGTCTTGGAGGATTGATTAAAGCTTGGGCTGCTGAAGTCTCTTCCACTTAGTTTAATTCTCTCCTTGCCTGTATCGTTTCCTGTGTTTTTGGATCTGTATAGCCAACATGGCTGAAAAAAGGGGAACAGGGCCAAGTCCCTTCTTGTGCATCAGCTGGTTTGTTGACTGCTACAGGTTGTATCAAGAGCCAAGAATTTTAATCAGGAAATGTAAAATCTCTGGTTGCTTGCATTACATGTACTGCACAAATGGAGTATGGCTTAAAGATAATGTTCAGGGTATGTCATCACATAGATGCTTTCTGGTGGTGGTTTGGATATACTTTGAAGATGAAATGGATGTCCTGTCAGGTGTTGTGTATTTACCTGTATTTCTTGCAGACTGAGACCCCATCTCTCCTCTTCATTGTAGGAAGTTTGCAAGTTCTTGAAGGATCCCAGTCTTTCTGACAAACTGTTGCTGCAGAATGTTTACCAGGCAGTGAACGTCTACTACAATTATTCAGGAGAAGCCTCATGCTTTGACATGTCTGAGACTGCAACAAAGAATCTTGGTCAGTTGGGTTGGTACTATCAGGTATGCACTCTATCCTTTCATTTGTAACTCAGTGAGTATTTTTGGACTAGAGGTGATGGGAATTGCCATGTCAATACGTTGGACCAGATACAAATTGATGGGGCTGCACAAGCATCAGTAAGGACTCTGCCTGTTTATACACTGCTTTAAACAGAACTCAGGTCTTcgaaaataaaaaaagttggATTTAGAACTGAAAATTAATGGGATTACAATAACACTTCATAGACAGTATCAAGGACAAGTCATGTTTTCAGATGTTCTCTAAACAAAATCAcaagctgtatttctttttctgtctgtcttagAACTTGAACTCTTTCTTATGCATGACTTTTATCATTAGTCTTATAAACCAGCAATCACTGGGGAAAATAGGATAACCGGTTGAAATATTGCTACTAATGTTTGCTCTGTAGAAAACATGGGGGCGGGAGGAGGGAAATAAGTACTCCTATAGTAAAGCAACTTATTTCCTGATGACAGAGAGCTTGAGACAAGTATGATTGTAGTGAGGAGGGCAAGGCATGAAAGAGAAGCTACTTTCCCAGGAGGTTTAGGTTGTCTTTGATTGCTGAGTTTCAGCTCTTCATGTTGACTATAAAGGGAGGTACAGAAGCAGCATCTTGGTCTTCTGTTCCCCTCGAACTGCACCCCTCAAGCCCACAGTCTGTACAAATATGTCAGGATATGTTGATACTGATTTCTTTCAACTAAGGCTATTCATCCTGTAGCTCACTGAGACGCGACCTTCCCCTTCACATACCACAGGGATCTGTAATTTTGTAAAGGTGTCCAGGGCATTCTGCTCTTTCTGTCTCATTTACTAAGCGAGCACACGCAGCACTTAGTGTTCAGCCTCTCCGCTGAAGAGAAGAGCCAGTGATGCCAGAAGCAAGGTATAAAAATCAGTGTTCAGACTGTCACCATCTGCTCTTGGCCATTCTCTCCTatttctgctgtgctcctgACAGCACCAGGAGATGTGCAGGCTTTTAAGTTACTCTCTGAGACAGGCAGGGGGGACACCATGTGGGTAACAAAGAATATGGCAGCTGGACTCATAAAAATGCGTCCCATCTGCAGCTTGTTGCAGATTGCCTGCTTCTGAAGGCTTGGGGGAAAGGACACAAGTAGGAATAGACTGAGTTAGCCCCCAGCATGGCAATTAATCTATGTGGCTTCCAGGCTATaactttttgttcttcctctctAGTATCACTAAGGTCAGGAAATGAACGCAAGAACGCATGGAAGATAAAGCTTTTGCTTGATACCCATGTTGCGATAGTTTGATGGTAATTACCAATcgtgttttgtttgtgctttttaagTGCTACACACATAGTTATGGGACAGTCTCATGAACGCATCTTGTTGCCTTGCTCTCTTCCAGGTTTGCACTGAGATGGTGATGCCCATGTGTACAGATGGTGTCAATGATATGTTTGAACCTCAGAAATGGGACTTTGATGCACTTTCAGAAGAATGCTTCAGGTTATGGGGAGTGAGACCTCGCCCCTCTTGGGTTCTTTCTATGTACGGAGGGAAGAACATCAGCTCACACAGCAACATCATTTTCAGGTGAGCCTTGTTTCAGAGTTGTCTTCCGCCAGTTTGGGC
This genomic window from Cygnus olor isolate bCygOlo1 chromosome 1, bCygOlo1.pri.v2, whole genome shotgun sequence contains:
- the LOC121063678 gene encoding lysosomal Pro-X carboxypeptidase isoform X2, translated to MWDVAEELNAMLVFAEHRYYGESLPFGNESFSDSKHLNYLTSEQALADFAVLIEYLKETIAGARYSPVIAIGGSYGGMLAAWFRMKYPHVVVGALAASAPIWQFGDLVPCGAYFTIVTNDFKKSGTGCSESIRNSWSAINHLSSTDAGLQWLSSTFHLCSPLKNLQDAAMLKSWLSETWVDLAMVDYPYKADFLQPLPAWPVQEVCKFLKDPSLSDKLLLQNVYQAVNVYYNYSGEASCFDMSETATKNLGQLGWYYQVCTEMVMPMCTDGVNDMFEPQKWDFDALSEECFRLWGVRPRPSWVLSMYGGKNISSHSNIIFSNGGLDPWSAGGVTQNISDSLVAIMIPDGAHHLDLRSRNPRDPKSVQQARVLEVHYMKQWIEKARREH